A region from the Lutra lutra chromosome 1, mLutLut1.2, whole genome shotgun sequence genome encodes:
- the C1H21orf140 gene encoding uncharacterized protein C21orf140 homolog: MQAFKNTGGDTMPHFANTLLRNIITRNSFDNIRRKQCLQYLKTLRTLQYDGFKTVYFGETDITESLVTGEDLSDGYFVQTPTWCIVHAGGRHGWVPWKYQMFLRDELCIKQEDSLFFEFCDVVKKTYGKCAIVVKERRQQDKMRPKEDEEPEVQVHAPSVINLTSIVCCPEVAKSCGHELLSLPSPYNYLNPLDSAWSSLKWFIINDRKEFCFHYIDSVYSYQYILLSDLISKGIERINLTKWKIITNKVRRWENYYLGKFS; the protein is encoded by the coding sequence atgCAAGCTTTTAAAAACACTGGAGGAGACACCATGCCTCACTTTGCAAACACTCTTTTAAGAAACATCATTACCAGAAATTCATTTGATAACATCAGGAGGAAGCAATGTCTCCAATACTTGAAAACCCTGAGAACGCTGCAGTATGATGGATTTAAGACCGTATATTTTGGAGAAACCGATATCACTGAAAGTCTTGTAACTGGGGAAGACCTAAGTGATGGGTATTTCGTGCAAACTCCAACATGGTGTATTGTGCATGCTGGTGGTAGACACGGATGGGTGCCTTGGAAGTATCAGATGTTCCTAAGAGATGAGTTATGCATCAAACAGGAAGATAGCCTCTTCTTTGAGTTCTGTGATGTGGTGAAGAAGACCTATGGGAAGTGTGCCATTGTGGTCAAAGAGAGAAGGCAGCAGGACAAGATGAGGCCAAAAGAAGATGAAGAGCCAGAGGTCCAGGTCCATGCTCCATCTGTCATTAACTTAACGAGCATTGTGTGTTGCCCTGAGGTGGCCAAGTCCTGTGGCCATGAActactctctctgccttccccttacAATTACCTAAACCCTTTAGACTCAGCCTGGTCTTCTCTGAAATGGTTTATCATCAATGACAGAAAGGAGTTTTGTTTTCACTACATTGACAGTGTCTATTCTTACCAGTATATACTTCTCAGCGATTTAATTAGCAAAGGGATTGAaaggataaacctaaccaaatggaaaataataaccAACAAAGTACGGAGATGGGAAAACTACTATCTTGGTAAATTTTCTTAA
- the KCNE2 gene encoding potassium voltage-gated channel subfamily E member 2, giving the protein MPTLSNLTQTLEDVFKRVFITYMDNWRRNTTAEQEALQAKLDAENFYYVILYLMVMIGMFSFIVVAILVSTVKSKRREHSNDPYHQYIVEDWQEKYKNQILNLEESKTTFHENVGAAGFKMGP; this is encoded by the coding sequence ATGCCTACTTTATCCAACCTGACGCAGACCCTGGAAGATGTCTTCAAAAGGGTTTTTATTACTTATATGGACAACTGGCGCAGGAACACAACAGCTGAGCAAGAGGCCCTACAAGCCAAACTCGATGCTGAGAACTTCTACTATGTCATCCTGTACCTCATGGTGATGATCGGAATGTTCTCGTTCATCGTCGTAGCGATCCTGGTGAGCACCGTGAAATCCAAGCGGCGGGAGCACTCCAACGACCCCTACCACCAGTACATCGTGGAAGACTGGCAAGAGAAGTACAAGAATCAAATCTTGAATCTAGAAGAATCAAAGACCACCTTCCACGAGAACGTGGGTGCAGCAGGGTTCAAAATGGGACCTTGA
- the SMIM11 gene encoding small integral membrane protein 11 — MNWKVLEHVPLLLYILAAKTLILCLAFAGVKIYQRKRLEAKQQQLEAEKKKQLEKKEN; from the exons ATGAACTGGAAG GTTCTGGAACACGTGCCCCTGCTACTGTATATCTTGGCAGCCAAAACCTTAATTCTCTGCCTGGCATTTGCCGGAGTCAAAATATACCAGAGGAAAAGGTTGGAAGCAAAACAGCAACAActggaagctgagaaaaagaagcagTTGGAGAAGAAGGAGAACTAA